The following are encoded in a window of Nibricoccus aquaticus genomic DNA:
- a CDS encoding SMP-30/gluconolactonase/LRE family protein produces MPAGGLTPRVHSHRFMKNIPVVVLESKAGLAEGPVWDSHRQQLWWVDIGGGSINRYDLRTSRNDTFPLHTRIGALTLTQGSDLLLATHHGFTRFDPQTGILAKPISPADHDTAQLRFNDGKCDPAGRFLAGSTSLAGKNATGSLYSFEDGGKIQTLLRGIALSNGLTWSVNGRLFYYIDTLTHSIAAFPYDVETGRLGEGRTVISIPPRMGYPDGMTIDNDGMLWIALWGGGAVTRWDPRTGSLLEKHPLPVSQVTSCSFGGPKLDTLYITTARADLSSDQLEKESLAGSIFSLRSDVGGAAPHRFQG; encoded by the coding sequence TTGCCGGCCGGCGGCTTAACACCGCGGGTTCACTCGCATCGCTTCATGAAAAACATCCCTGTCGTCGTCCTTGAAAGCAAAGCCGGCCTCGCCGAAGGCCCGGTCTGGGACTCGCATCGCCAGCAGCTCTGGTGGGTGGATATCGGCGGCGGCTCCATCAATCGTTATGATCTCCGGACTAGCCGGAACGATACCTTTCCACTCCACACGAGAATCGGTGCGCTCACGCTCACGCAGGGCAGCGACCTGCTGCTCGCCACCCATCATGGCTTCACGCGTTTCGATCCACAGACCGGAATCCTAGCAAAACCGATTTCTCCCGCAGACCACGACACTGCGCAGCTTCGCTTCAATGACGGGAAATGCGATCCCGCCGGACGTTTTCTCGCCGGCTCCACTTCGCTCGCAGGAAAAAATGCCACCGGATCGCTCTACTCCTTCGAGGATGGCGGGAAAATTCAAACGCTGCTCCGTGGTATCGCGCTTTCCAACGGCCTGACGTGGAGTGTGAACGGACGCCTGTTTTATTACATCGATACCCTCACTCATTCCATTGCCGCCTTCCCCTATGACGTGGAAACCGGCCGGCTCGGAGAAGGGCGCACGGTGATCTCGATTCCTCCACGTATGGGCTATCCGGATGGCATGACGATCGACAATGACGGCATGCTGTGGATCGCCCTCTGGGGTGGCGGAGCCGTCACGCGCTGGGATCCCCGCACCGGATCACTGCTCGAAAAACATCCGCTTCCCGTCTCACAAGTCACCTCCTGCTCCTTTGGTGGCCCGAAACTGGATACGCTCTACATCACGACCGCACGCGCCGATCTTTCTTCCGACCAGCTCGAAAAAGAATCGCTCGCCGGCTCTATTTTCAGTCTGCGTTCGGATGTCGGTGGCGCAGCGCCCCACCGCTTCCAAGGTTAA
- a CDS encoding arylsulfatase encodes MRIVPLFLFSALSLVAAATDRPNIIFILADDQGYGELGCYGQTLIQTPNIDRMAAEGIRFTQFYAGSPVCAPSRSVLMTGQHTGHTRVRGNAGGRSPEVQILQAEDVTVASVLKKAGYATGIIGKWGLGSATDAGDPLKHGFDYHFGFLNQTHAHNHYPDFLWRNNQRVTLPNVITHVGEAEGTGYATKPAVYANDLFFEEAQAFIAKNKENPFFLYLALTLPHANNERTAELGDGNEVPDYGSYADRPWKDSVKGHAAMITRMDGKIGALLEHLKKLGLEKNTLVIFSSDNGAHNEGGPDYDPAFFEASGPLTGLKRSLFEGGVRVPLVARWPERIKAGGVSGHVAYFGDMMSTFAELAGTVSPKNTDSISIVPALLGSENQAKHDYLYWEFHENGVSQAVLLDGLWKAIRLRTLEAPIALFDLQNDIGERTDLSTKNPAMVARATEAMRIAHVDNAFWKLSEDGSGKTSD; translated from the coding sequence ATGCGCATTGTCCCCCTCTTCCTTTTCTCGGCGCTGAGTCTCGTCGCGGCAGCGACAGATCGGCCGAATATCATTTTCATTCTAGCCGACGATCAAGGGTATGGGGAGCTTGGCTGCTATGGGCAGACGTTGATCCAGACGCCGAACATCGACCGGATGGCGGCGGAGGGAATCCGGTTCACCCAGTTTTATGCAGGCAGCCCGGTGTGCGCGCCTTCGCGCAGCGTGTTGATGACGGGCCAGCATACCGGTCACACGCGTGTGCGAGGAAATGCCGGCGGACGATCCCCGGAAGTTCAGATTCTTCAGGCTGAAGACGTGACTGTGGCCAGTGTTCTGAAAAAGGCGGGCTATGCCACCGGGATTATCGGCAAGTGGGGGCTGGGCTCCGCAACCGACGCGGGCGATCCGTTGAAGCACGGTTTCGACTACCATTTCGGATTTCTCAACCAGACACATGCCCACAACCACTATCCCGATTTTCTTTGGCGCAACAATCAGCGCGTCACTCTTCCCAATGTGATCACGCACGTGGGGGAGGCTGAAGGGACTGGCTATGCGACCAAGCCAGCCGTCTACGCGAACGATTTATTTTTCGAAGAAGCGCAGGCCTTCATCGCGAAAAATAAAGAGAACCCGTTCTTCCTCTATCTGGCGCTCACGCTTCCCCATGCGAACAACGAACGAACGGCGGAGCTGGGGGATGGAAACGAAGTACCGGACTATGGGTCTTATGCCGACCGGCCTTGGAAAGATTCCGTGAAGGGTCATGCGGCGATGATCACGCGGATGGATGGGAAGATCGGCGCGCTGCTCGAGCATCTGAAAAAACTCGGACTGGAGAAAAATACGCTGGTGATTTTTTCGAGTGACAACGGGGCTCACAACGAGGGCGGGCCTGACTACGATCCGGCATTTTTCGAGGCGAGCGGTCCCCTGACGGGACTCAAGCGCTCCTTGTTCGAGGGTGGTGTGCGCGTGCCTCTGGTGGCGCGCTGGCCGGAACGGATCAAAGCGGGAGGTGTTTCAGGCCATGTCGCGTACTTCGGGGATATGATGTCAACATTTGCCGAGCTGGCGGGAACAGTTTCACCGAAAAATACAGACAGCATCAGCATCGTGCCGGCTCTGCTTGGAAGCGAAAACCAAGCGAAGCATGACTATCTTTATTGGGAATTTCATGAGAATGGTGTGAGCCAGGCCGTGCTTCTCGATGGACTCTGGAAGGCGATCCGGCTGAGGACCTTGGAAGCGCCCATCGCGCTGTTCGATTTGCAGAACGATATCGGAGAGCGAACCGATTTATCCACAAAAAATCCTGCGATGGTGGCTCGCGCGACGGAAGCGATGCGCATTGCACACGTAGACAACGCGTTTTGGAAGCTGAGCGAAGACGGCTCGGGTAAAACGTCCGACTGA
- a CDS encoding amylo-alpha-1,6-glucosidase: MHTFPRCFGPLKWRMAAGLVVCLGSAEFLAGQMLSPAAPEAVSESFATSEGAILAAALLHEADQPSKAAWKPMLQYLAQLHGRSVRPAAGFFKYPYESIGPGYMGGRAFGHWDLTQARLDTVRAAPEHVRRQTLNELAGQQADGLIPGVVTFGVSGHPGAEVLTGTDEPTFKNFKGFPPFWVVAVDAYVEQTGDVALLRQALDAARKQIGWFEANRSVAGGGFYYLDVVKDIWESGVDEGVRFLNRPASPEACIDATAHLYLLYARTADWSRRLGEPDKEWQAKADTLRTFIQTELWDPETGFFYDRWSVRDPKNRHLSFEGMWPVVTGAATPEQARRVIEEHLLNPKEFFAPHPITTVAMSDSKFELRMWRGPVWNCMAYWAARGCARYDHAEGARKIMENALDATAAEFSRSGTLWEFYHPMIGSQSELKRKPSGRNEPCRDYVGHNPLFAMVQLWRESGGRSE, translated from the coding sequence ATGCATACTTTTCCCCGTTGTTTTGGCCCTTTGAAGTGGAGAATGGCGGCAGGTCTTGTCGTTTGTCTCGGATCCGCGGAGTTTCTTGCCGGGCAAATGCTCTCGCCAGCCGCTCCGGAGGCTGTGTCGGAATCGTTCGCAACGTCCGAAGGTGCAATTCTGGCAGCGGCACTGTTGCACGAGGCGGATCAGCCATCGAAAGCCGCGTGGAAGCCGATGCTCCAGTATCTCGCGCAATTGCACGGACGAAGTGTTCGGCCCGCGGCAGGCTTTTTCAAATACCCGTATGAATCCATCGGGCCGGGCTACATGGGCGGCCGGGCGTTTGGACACTGGGATCTCACACAGGCGCGATTGGATACGGTGCGCGCGGCGCCGGAGCATGTGCGCAGGCAGACGCTCAACGAACTGGCCGGGCAGCAGGCGGATGGCTTGATCCCCGGCGTGGTGACGTTTGGCGTTTCAGGACATCCGGGCGCGGAAGTTCTGACCGGCACGGACGAACCCACGTTTAAAAACTTCAAAGGATTTCCGCCGTTCTGGGTGGTCGCGGTCGATGCGTATGTGGAACAGACTGGGGATGTCGCATTGCTCCGGCAGGCGCTGGACGCGGCGAGGAAACAAATCGGCTGGTTTGAGGCCAACCGGAGCGTGGCGGGAGGCGGGTTTTATTACCTGGATGTCGTGAAAGATATTTGGGAGAGCGGTGTCGATGAAGGCGTGCGGTTTCTCAATCGCCCCGCTTCGCCCGAGGCGTGCATCGACGCGACGGCGCATCTGTATCTGCTCTATGCGCGAACGGCGGACTGGAGCCGGCGTTTGGGTGAGCCGGATAAAGAATGGCAGGCCAAAGCGGATACGTTGCGCACGTTTATTCAGACGGAGCTGTGGGATCCCGAGACGGGCTTTTTTTATGATCGCTGGTCAGTTCGCGATCCGAAAAACCGGCATCTGTCTTTCGAAGGGATGTGGCCGGTGGTCACGGGCGCGGCCACTCCTGAGCAGGCGCGTCGTGTGATCGAGGAGCATCTGCTCAATCCAAAAGAGTTTTTTGCGCCGCATCCGATAACGACCGTGGCGATGTCCGATTCGAAATTTGAGCTGCGCATGTGGCGCGGACCGGTGTGGAACTGCATGGCTTATTGGGCGGCCCGAGGCTGCGCGCGTTATGACCATGCCGAGGGCGCGCGGAAAATCATGGAGAATGCATTGGATGCGACGGCGGCTGAGTTTTCGCGCAGCGGAACGTTGTGGGAATTTTATCATCCCATGATTGGCAGCCAGTCAGAGTTGAAGCGAAAACCTTCCGGGCGAAATGAACCCTGTCGCGATTATGTCGGCCACAATCCACTTTTCGCGATGGTGCAGCTATGGCGTGAAAGCGGCGGACGGTCGGAATGA
- a CDS encoding helix-turn-helix domain-containing protein has product MSAPYPSFSEKAAAAQLLDRIRAQRLGRNWSQLEMAQRAGVSYAAYKAFERGVGNITLINLLKILSVLNCLDRLAELVPPVVPAEKETLATLEKPKRVRATARRS; this is encoded by the coding sequence ATGAGCGCACCCTACCCTTCTTTTTCAGAAAAAGCCGCAGCGGCCCAGCTCTTGGACCGCATCAGAGCCCAGCGGCTTGGACGCAATTGGTCGCAACTGGAAATGGCGCAGCGCGCCGGCGTTTCGTACGCAGCGTATAAGGCTTTCGAGCGTGGTGTAGGAAACATCACACTGATCAATCTTCTGAAAATTTTGAGTGTCCTAAACTGCCTGGACCGGCTCGCTGAACTGGTGCCGCCGGTTGTCCCAGCCGAAAAGGAAACGCTCGCCACGTTGGAAAAACCGAAGCGCGTGCGGGCGACGGCCCGACGTTCCTGA
- a CDS encoding type II toxin-antitoxin system HipA family toxin codes for MKTTSVPSIGVHWYNFSAVGKVLVPGEPRFAYLPEWLSAGFNLSPIQIPFTETFHRVREKEFDFLPGFLADSIPDQWGQKIMAADLAKYGLKITPLNKLAWVGTRGIGALKFLPPASEDRSSNWESVSPLYLAREAQEVFKKSPPEAFEHLLKAGTAGGAFPKANVALLPDRTLLCGGDVAKDLKAQHPGARLGILKLDSEDTPGRPSTDGRLEYAYLAMARAAGIRTTAAELLSDEEGERVRNHLFVVRFDVSEAGDHRLHLVTLAGLLERFTLTYSNLIDATRRLTNDRREVAEAVRRMIFNARAGNSDDHGKNHSFAFDDRTGEWKLTPAYDLTLNYSEGRLYHGLLHQTFGGTPALNQMRELAGDFLILGDEFDVIDAQVKAAIDRWPAFAADAFLTQAETDRVSEIHRGIAERLQLQTPSRPLKTPRRFR; via the coding sequence ATGAAAACAACGTCCGTCCCTTCGATCGGGGTCCACTGGTACAACTTTTCTGCCGTCGGAAAGGTGCTTGTCCCTGGAGAGCCACGTTTCGCGTACCTGCCCGAATGGCTGTCGGCAGGTTTTAATCTCTCACCCATCCAAATACCCTTCACCGAAACCTTCCATCGCGTCCGCGAGAAGGAATTCGATTTTTTGCCGGGCTTTCTGGCCGACAGTATTCCCGATCAGTGGGGCCAAAAAATCATGGCCGCCGATCTCGCGAAGTACGGTCTTAAAATAACGCCGCTCAACAAACTTGCGTGGGTCGGAACCCGTGGGATTGGCGCTCTGAAATTTTTGCCCCCAGCGTCCGAAGATCGTTCGAGCAATTGGGAGTCCGTTTCTCCTTTGTATCTCGCTCGTGAAGCCCAGGAAGTTTTCAAGAAGTCTCCGCCCGAGGCATTCGAACACTTGCTGAAAGCAGGCACGGCAGGCGGCGCCTTTCCGAAAGCCAACGTGGCACTGCTGCCTGACCGAACCCTGCTGTGTGGCGGCGATGTCGCCAAGGATCTCAAAGCACAGCATCCCGGTGCTAGGCTGGGCATCTTGAAACTCGACAGTGAAGACACGCCCGGGCGTCCAAGTACTGACGGGAGGCTCGAATACGCCTACTTGGCAATGGCACGGGCTGCAGGTATCCGGACGACCGCCGCGGAACTACTTTCTGACGAAGAGGGGGAACGCGTTCGCAATCACCTTTTCGTGGTGCGGTTCGACGTCTCCGAAGCTGGCGATCACCGATTGCACCTGGTCACGCTGGCGGGACTTCTGGAACGGTTCACGCTGACGTATTCAAATCTCATCGACGCCACCAGGCGCCTGACCAATGACCGGCGTGAGGTGGCAGAAGCGGTCCGGCGAATGATCTTCAATGCCCGGGCAGGGAATTCCGACGATCATGGAAAAAATCACTCCTTCGCTTTCGATGACAGGACGGGCGAGTGGAAGCTCACTCCGGCCTACGATCTGACATTAAATTACTCGGAAGGACGCCTGTACCATGGGCTGCTGCATCAAACGTTTGGCGGAACCCCCGCCCTTAACCAGATGAGGGAACTTGCCGGCGATTTCCTGATTTTGGGCGACGAGTTCGATGTGATCGATGCCCAAGTGAAAGCAGCCATCGACAGATGGCCCGCCTTTGCTGCTGATGCATTTCTCACACAGGCTGAGACCGATCGTGTAAGCGAAATACATCGGGGAATTGCAGAGCGGCTTCAGTTGCAGACTCCTTCTCGGCCGCTTAAAACCCCACGCCGGTTTAGGTGA
- a CDS encoding tyrosine-type recombinase/integrase: MSARPLSEEEYARMVEFLGAAGRQRDRLLLVLGCGTGYRITELLSLTIAQVWDGKAARKEVLVARRNLKGGSGAHCRSVRSRRVPLSAKIQELVAEYMVSLAATASPEAALFLTDRSGWTAMNRSSAFRMLTRTAKDCGIDERRVSTHCLRKIFVARAYRATGHDLIKTQRIVGHRSPMTTARYLETDQSELDELVRTLAA; this comes from the coding sequence ATGAGCGCACGACCTCTTTCGGAAGAAGAATATGCCCGCATGGTGGAGTTTCTCGGAGCAGCCGGACGCCAGCGTGACCGACTGCTGCTGGTCCTTGGATGCGGCACCGGCTACCGCATCACCGAGCTGCTGTCGCTGACCATCGCACAGGTGTGGGACGGCAAAGCAGCCCGCAAAGAAGTGCTCGTCGCACGGCGAAATCTGAAAGGCGGATCCGGCGCACATTGCCGGTCGGTACGATCGCGCCGCGTTCCATTGTCTGCAAAGATTCAGGAATTAGTAGCGGAGTACATGGTATCGCTTGCTGCTACAGCTTCGCCTGAAGCGGCGCTTTTTCTCACAGACCGGTCAGGGTGGACCGCGATGAACCGCTCGTCAGCATTTCGAATGCTCACTAGAACAGCAAAGGACTGCGGGATAGATGAGCGAAGAGTATCCACTCACTGCTTACGAAAGATCTTTGTGGCCAGGGCCTACAGAGCTACCGGCCACGATCTGATCAAAACCCAGCGGATCGTCGGGCACCGTTCACCGATGACGACGGCCCGCTACTTGGAAACCGATCAATCTGAACTCGACGAACTGGTACGCACCCTGGCGGCCTGA
- a CDS encoding integron integrase has translation MNSTNWYAPWRPESGYLTNLAVQSQMSSSGQKQALNALVFFFREALKKDLGALGDFVRAKRKHPRIPVVLSREELNRLFDVLPGTYRLMAELQYGSGLRITELLELRVQSLDLARGRLLVRGGKGDKDRATVLSQKLVSPLHAHLGRLRDLFAQDRASNIPGVWLPLNVERKYPNAGVQWPWQWVFPMRELSRDRQTGIVRRHHVLDGTFQRVTKTAAEKAGIDKRVTPHVLRHSFATHMLESGVDLRALQDLLGHANVETTQIYTHVTVRPGLGARSPLDL, from the coding sequence CTGAACTCGACGAACTGGTACGCACCCTGGCGGCCTGAGTCCGGGTATCTCACCAACCTAGCTGTACAGTCGCAGATGTCTTCCAGCGGACAGAAACAGGCTCTTAACGCCTTGGTCTTCTTCTTCAGAGAGGCACTCAAAAAAGATCTGGGTGCCCTCGGAGATTTTGTCCGGGCCAAGCGGAAGCATCCTCGCATTCCGGTCGTTCTTTCCCGGGAAGAATTGAACCGACTCTTTGACGTGCTACCCGGCACCTATCGCTTAATGGCCGAACTCCAATATGGGAGCGGACTGCGGATCACCGAACTGTTGGAGCTGCGCGTACAGAGCCTCGATCTGGCCAGAGGCCGGTTGCTCGTTCGGGGCGGCAAAGGTGACAAGGATCGCGCCACCGTTCTTTCCCAAAAACTTGTCTCCCCACTCCATGCGCACTTGGGACGCCTTCGCGACCTGTTCGCGCAGGACCGCGCAAGCAACATACCCGGAGTCTGGTTACCGCTAAATGTGGAACGTAAGTACCCCAACGCCGGTGTCCAGTGGCCTTGGCAGTGGGTTTTTCCGATGAGAGAACTCTCCCGCGACAGGCAGACTGGAATCGTCCGCCGGCATCATGTGCTCGACGGCACTTTCCAGCGCGTGACTAAGACGGCGGCGGAGAAAGCGGGCATCGACAAGCGCGTCACACCTCATGTTCTTCGGCATTCATTCGCGACTCACATGCTCGAGTCTGGAGTAGACTTACGTGCGCTTCAGGATCTCCTCGGACACGCCAACGTGGAAACAACCCAGATCTACACCCACGTCACCGTTCGTCCGGGGCTGGGTGCGCGCAGTCCGCTAGACCTTTAG
- a CDS encoding choice-of-anchor Q domain-containing protein, whose protein sequence is MSLQLTLGFALLAGSTRAANMTITQGLLDNRGSVIDFSQSTIGTGIHAITNTLQPGDTIYIQAHTRKMIRLKNLTQGTTANPIIITNTGGQLILTNTPNVAPDGQGIDLAGVRHAILRGTPSPGNYDYGIKVASTKSGYNGVKIGHNYATDPAAYVCSLDVEVTGLEIANTGFSGIQAKCEPTLDKLPAGYIMDNIRIHGNYIHDTTGEGLYLGWTSYPNHHDMSNVSVYDNLLVNTGWDAIQLNTCIIGGLIYNNVVLGYGLTSYTYSTTYPERYSWQNEGISIGGKSTVKIFNNWIQAGNAYSGSSVNIAMYGPTSIHNNVFILGAYGATVQEDAIYVNELASAPPLIGATLDILNNTIIQPDRNGLGLSANVTVPTRFINNIVAQPVNGTYVVNSSPTASLTQNNNLHVSTVAAAGFVDAANADYQLTGSSAAVDAGANLTSSGVTDDFEGAPRPLSAAFDIGAYEREYTPVTDILTPLAWGTATGSAYCPASTAFTAQPTWDAVNSRPTGDDPTPQSNTTTAYANRHWYVDFGPAYTSVRLTGTWTRYRPSSPGNHPGFASVWWDDDNDNVNDGINAAPLNFSTAQGLANVGTQQWVRDADFSAAPLTPAGRYLVFSTGPAPSNRPNEFAFSGYTVP, encoded by the coding sequence TTGAGCCTGCAACTTACCCTCGGCTTTGCCTTGTTGGCCGGAAGCACCCGCGCCGCCAATATGACCATCACCCAGGGCCTGTTGGATAATCGAGGCAGCGTGATCGATTTTTCCCAGTCCACCATCGGCACCGGAATCCATGCGATCACCAACACCCTCCAGCCCGGGGACACGATCTATATCCAGGCCCACACCCGGAAAATGATCCGGCTGAAAAACCTCACCCAAGGCACTACCGCCAATCCCATCATCATCACCAACACCGGCGGCCAGCTCATCCTCACCAATACTCCCAACGTCGCGCCTGACGGCCAGGGCATCGATCTGGCGGGCGTCCGGCACGCGATTCTCCGCGGCACCCCTTCGCCCGGCAATTATGACTACGGGATCAAGGTCGCCAGCACCAAGAGCGGCTACAATGGCGTGAAGATCGGCCACAACTACGCCACGGATCCGGCCGCTTACGTTTGCTCCCTGGATGTCGAGGTCACCGGACTTGAGATCGCCAACACCGGCTTCTCCGGGATCCAGGCCAAATGCGAGCCTACCCTCGATAAACTTCCCGCCGGCTACATCATGGATAACATCCGCATCCACGGTAATTACATCCACGATACGACCGGCGAGGGCCTCTACCTCGGCTGGACCAGCTATCCCAACCACCACGACATGAGCAATGTGTCTGTCTACGACAACCTGCTGGTGAACACCGGCTGGGACGCCATTCAGCTCAACACCTGCATCATTGGGGGGCTCATCTACAACAACGTGGTCCTCGGCTACGGTCTCACGAGCTACACCTATAGCACCACTTACCCCGAGCGTTATTCCTGGCAGAACGAAGGCATCAGTATTGGCGGCAAATCCACCGTGAAAATCTTTAACAACTGGATCCAGGCCGGCAACGCCTACTCCGGTTCCTCGGTCAACATCGCCATGTACGGCCCCACCAGCATCCATAACAACGTCTTCATTTTGGGCGCTTACGGCGCCACGGTCCAGGAAGACGCCATCTACGTCAACGAACTCGCCAGTGCCCCGCCCCTCATCGGCGCCACCCTCGACATCCTTAATAACACCATCATTCAGCCAGACCGAAACGGCCTGGGGCTCAGTGCAAACGTCACCGTCCCGACCCGGTTCATCAACAACATCGTCGCGCAGCCCGTCAACGGCACCTACGTCGTCAATTCCTCTCCGACCGCCTCGCTCACGCAGAACAACAACCTCCACGTGAGCACGGTCGCCGCCGCCGGTTTTGTCGATGCCGCCAACGCCGACTACCAGCTCACGGGCAGCTCTGCGGCTGTCGACGCCGGCGCGAATCTCACCAGCTCCGGTGTCACGGACGATTTTGAAGGCGCCCCCCGCCCCCTCAGCGCGGCCTTCGATATCGGCGCTTACGAACGCGAATACACCCCGGTCACCGACATCCTCACGCCCCTCGCTTGGGGCACCGCGACGGGCAGTGCTTACTGCCCCGCCTCGACCGCCTTCACCGCGCAACCGACGTGGGATGCCGTCAACTCCCGTCCCACCGGCGACGATCCCACCCCGCAGTCCAACACGACCACCGCCTATGCGAATCGTCACTGGTATGTCGATTTCGGTCCCGCCTACACCAGCGTGCGCCTTACCGGCACATGGACGCGCTACCGTCCCTCCAGTCCGGGCAACCACCCCGGCTTCGCTTCCGTCTGGTGGGATGACGACAACGACAACGTCAATGACGGCATCAATGCTGCACCCTTGAATTTCTCCACGGCGCAAGGTCTCGCCAACGTCGGCACTCAGCAATGGGTGCGAGACGCTGACTTCAGTGCTGCGCCCCTCACGCCCGCGGGCCGCTATCTGGTGTTCAGCACTGGCCCAGCCCCGAGCAACCGGCCCAACGAATTCGCCTTCAGCGGCTATACCGTGCCCTGA
- a CDS encoding hydroxypyruvate isomerase family protein has protein sequence MPSIPSSLARAAALTPGGFRHSVCKWCYPDIPLAEFAAVVKGFGIESVELLDPAEWAVVQKLGLTCAMANGTTSIGKGMNRLEHHAAYVPSMIERINQCAEAGLPNVILFSGNRDGMPDEQGLENCATGLKQIVGEAEKRGVTVCMELMNSKVNHQDYMCDRTPWGVELVKRVGSERFKLLYDIYHMQVMEGDVIRTIQQSHPYIGHYHTAGYPGRNEIDDTQELNYPAIMRAIKATGFTGFVAQEFLPKRTPPLDSLKEAVEICSE, from the coding sequence CTGCCATCCATCCCCTCCAGTCTTGCACGGGCCGCCGCGCTCACGCCCGGCGGCTTCCGCCATTCGGTGTGCAAGTGGTGCTACCCGGATATCCCGCTGGCCGAGTTCGCCGCGGTGGTGAAGGGCTTCGGCATCGAGTCGGTCGAGCTGCTCGACCCGGCCGAGTGGGCGGTGGTGCAGAAGCTGGGCCTGACCTGCGCCATGGCCAACGGCACCACGAGCATCGGAAAGGGAATGAACCGCCTCGAACATCATGCGGCCTATGTGCCGTCGATGATTGAACGCATCAATCAGTGCGCCGAGGCCGGCCTGCCCAACGTGATCCTGTTCTCCGGCAATCGCGACGGCATGCCCGATGAGCAAGGGCTGGAGAACTGCGCGACCGGCCTGAAGCAGATCGTCGGCGAGGCCGAGAAGCGCGGCGTCACCGTGTGCATGGAACTCATGAATTCGAAGGTGAACCACCAAGATTACATGTGCGACCGCACACCGTGGGGCGTTGAACTGGTCAAACGCGTGGGTTCCGAGCGGTTCAAGCTGCTTTACGACATCTATCACATGCAGGTCATGGAGGGAGACGTCATCCGCACAATCCAGCAGAGCCATCCCTACATCGGCCACTACCACACGGCGGGCTATCCCGGGCGGAACGAGATCGATGACACCCAGGAATTGAACTACCCCGCCATCATGCGCGCGATCAAGGCGACCGGGTTCACGGGATTCGTGGCCCAGGAATTCCTGCCGAAACGCACGCCGCCGCTCGATTCGCTCAAGGAGGCAGTGGAGATATGCTCGGAGTGA